The Halomonas elongata DSM 2581 DNA segment CCGCCTCCTGGCGAGCCTGGAGAATCTCCCGACGCAGTTGCTCGAAGCGCTGCCGCTTGGTCTGGAACTCCTGTTGTTCCGCCTGGCTCGGCTGCCCGCCGTCCTGGAAGCGCTGCTGCATCGACTGCAGAGAGCGTCCCAACGACTCGGCCTCCTGCTGCTTGGCATGAGTACGGTTGCGGAACTGGTTCATCGAACGCTGGGCGGCATCGGTCTCGAGCAAGGCCTTCTGCCAGTCGAGCGTGGCGACCTCGGCGGCCTGGGCCTGAAGGGGGCCGCCAAGGGCCCCCATCAGCCCGAGACACAGAGCAGCGGTCAACTTGCGCATGTCATCGACTCCTTGTGCCGTGTCCCGGGATCAGAAGGTCTGCCCCAGCGAGAACTGGAAGAACTGGGTATCGTCGCCACTCTTGTCGTTGAGCGGCTCGGCGACGCTGAAGGTCAACGGCCCCACCGGGGTCAGCCAGGAAACCCCGACGCCGGCGCTGTAGCGCAGCTCGCCCAGATCGACACCGGAACTGCATTTGGAATTGTCGCCATCGAGCACCGGATAGCATTCGGTGAGGAAGGTATTGCCGGCATCGATGAAGACCGAAGGCTGCACCGAACGCTTATCCTCGACGAAGGGCATGGGGAAGATGAGCTCGGCGCTGCCCTCGACCAGCACGTTGCCGCCGAGCGTCTTGTCGTCGCCACTGTTGCGGGCCGTGGTGGCGGTACCCAGGGTATTGGTGGTGAAACCACGCACCGAGCCGAGGCCACCGGCCAGGTAATTCTCGTAGAACGGATAGGGGTCATCGCCCCCCAGGGTATCGGCGTAACCGACCTCGCCGCGGAACTTGAGCGACCAGGTCTCTTCCTCGTTCATCGGGAAGAAGTGACGGGCCTGGGCGCGCGCCTTGTAGTACTCGGCATCGCTGCCCGGTGCCGTCGTTTCCAGAGACAGGCGTTGATAGTTGCCCGCGGTAGGCATGATGCCCCGGTTGAGGTTGTTGCGCGTCCAGCTGGCGGTGAGCTTCAGCGCCTGGGCATGGTCGCCCTGGTCCTCGACATAACGCTGGATCTCGGAAGGCGTGTCCCGATAGGTATTGACCGTAAGGTCCTCGACAGTGGCGCCGAAGTTCAGGCGGGTCAATTCGTTGATCGGGTAGCCGAAGTTGATGCCGGCCCCCAGAGCATCCGTCG contains these protein-coding regions:
- a CDS encoding OmpH family outer membrane protein, which gives rise to MRKLTAALCLGLMGALGGPLQAQAAEVATLDWQKALLETDAAQRSMNQFRNRTHAKQQEAESLGRSLQSMQQRFQDGGQPSQAEQQEFQTKRQRFEQLRREILQARQEAEQRFLQDAEPKLDQAVQRVIDRHDVQVLVTPQGVVHAEGDLPDLTGEVTAILNSLN